A window of Papilio machaon chromosome W, ilPapMach1.1, whole genome shotgun sequence genomic DNA:
TGCTCCAAGGTGTCAAATGCCTTTTTGAAGTCAACAAAAAGTGCTAAAAGTTGATTGCCTTCACTTAATTCATTATTGACATAGTCTGTGAACTGTCCGAGAGCCGTGTCAGTGCTTCTACCCTTTCTAAAGCCGTGCTGACGgtcgtttataatattatgtttttctagAAATGTGCTAACCTGCTGTACAATAGTTTTTTcagcaattttatttattactggcAGAATAGCAATAGGtctataatttgtatattctAGGTGATTGCCTTGTTTAAATATCGGCCTTATAACTGCCTTTTTTAAACCACTAGGGTAGGTTCCCCTCAAAACACacatattaataagtttacaCAATACAATACTAATCTCactttttacagtttttaaatCCTGAACTCTAATTTGATCCCATCCCGGCGACTTATTACAATCCAaagtttcaataattttttccaCTTGATCGGGTCTAACActattaaatctaaatgatacatttctttttactaCATAACTATCTctattcaaaaatttataatcacaattgtgttttaaatttactatttctTCTGTAAATGTTTTAGAAAATGTAGTACATATATTGTTTAAGTTATCAGTCTtccctaaatatttaattattgtatcaTCTACAGTTACTTTTTCCCTACCTGTCCAATTATTGATATGAGCCCAAACTTTTTTACAGTCTCCCTTGCACTTAGCTATTTGTTCctttctgtatttattttttgccgTGTTAATTGCCTTATTCACCATATTTCTATATCTAGTATACTCTAACCTTAATGTCATAGAAGAGGGGTCTGCTTTCCATTCTCTGTACAGCtgatttttctttgttatttttttaaataacttttcacTCACCCATGGCTGTCTAATTCTACCCCGTTTACCCCTAACACTTGGCGCAACCGAGCACTCGgaataaatagaattaaaagtattacaCATTGTACTATAAAGTAACAGAGGGCATTCAATAGATAACATCGCTTCCCAATCTATTTCAGTTAATTTTGCCTTAACcatagtattatttaaaacatacttcTCAAGCTTACTTTTAGTTTTACACAGGCTCAACATGTTTTGTAGTCTTATGCCAATTAGATGATGATCCGAAATATCACAAGCAAACGTGTGCGCACTGTCGTATTTAATAGTGTTACTTGTCCGTACCCAGATATGGTCAATGCACGAAGTTTGCAGGCGGCCGTCCACGATCGCCTCACGCGTCGTCGCCGTAGTCGGTATGACGCATTGAAGCCCGTACTCACACATGATGGTTTTATAATTGTTCGTGGCAGCGCATTGATATTCACGATTCAGGTCCAAGTTCATGTCTCCGATTATTACTACTGCTTCTGACTTAGGTATGCTGGCCAGGATTGTATTTAGTTGTTGGTTGAAgcgtaatttgtttttgttgggTGGTCTATATATAGCAATTATATGGTGCGCACAATACCCGATTTTAAGTTTACCATGGATAACTTCCGCCGAGTccgttttaatattgtttgtttcatagttatatttttttaacgcgtatataaaataaaaataaaataaaataaaaataaaaataaaaataaaataaaataaaaataaaaatcatttaattcagaCCATTATAAGTCCATacattgttagtaaaataatacttataactatgttagtaaagttaagattaaaaattaaattaaattaaaagtgaaaattgacaaaattattaaataaatacaaattaaaattaacaaacttaataaaacatttaattcataaatctgCGTCGTTTCGAGGCACCAGGTACATGGGTATGTATATGTACCCAGTGTCTCAAAACAACACATTCGGGCTTATTGCCTATAACCATCAGGATATTGTTAGTGCTCGCACGAACCCTACGCATCAGTGAGGCTGTCCGTTTGCGGATGACTGATGAAAAGTCATCCACGTGTGCATCCGCAAACATACCTGATGCGCTACAGTACCGCGGGAGCCCCAACAACATCCTGAACTATGATACTACTGATATAAGAACTCCTCCTCCTCTTTTATTCTGCCTTGAGAAAACATAtctatcataattatttattgtataaaaatcagTTTCATCTTCCTGAATATTTATCTCAGTTACTATAATTACATCAATTTTGTACCGACATTTTTCAACtaaaatgattaatttgttaaaattttttctCAATGACcgaatatttaaatggattATATCAATATCATGGTTCTTGggcttatttaatatataattactcCAGTCCACAATATTTTCGAATTCTAAGAATTTAAGGTCTTCATCACATATTTCTaggaaattgaattttatttatagaactATCACCCAGTGTGACTCGGCGCTTATGTGCGTGATGTTGTTTCGCTGTCCACATTATCATTGCGGGTAGCACACTTCATTAATTGAGTAATATCCTCCTGTGACCTAATAGcatggatttttttatttacttcgcTGGCTTTCAcaagaatttttgaattttgtacccatatatatttatacattggTTTAAGCTCCTTTTTTGCCATCCAAAAAATTTGACGCAAGTATTTACTCAAGtcttcatttatatatattctattattattatggtcGTTGTAAATGTCATCGTTAGTTATGACTTGTTTACGTTGCTTGAGCCACTGTTCGCGCGCTGTCTTTGTGCGCAGGGTGACTATAATCGGCAGCGGTCGAGATTGTTTGTCTTGTTTTTCTTGCCCTACCCTCTTAACCTGCTCAATATCTTCGCTTAATACGCCAACTTTTTTTGATAACGTAGccattatactttttaaatcttcGTTGTCCTTTTTTTCTAAACCCACGATTTCTATGTTTCTTTCTTTCTCCTTTTGCTCCATATCGACTATCCTCTCTTCTAATGCCTTATTCCTTTTCTCTAAGTACACAGTTTGTTGTTCtaaatatttcactttattttCGGTCTTTTTCTTAAACTCAAACAGCTCCTGGTATTTTTCAGCATAAAAATCCACCGTGGTCTTCATATCTTCCAGACTCCTTTCTATTTTAAACACAACTTCCAGTTTTTTGTTTACCTCCATTATAAGCTGCTCAATTGACACCGATTTACCGCTGATCTTTTCAGTTTCTGGTATTGATGCACATTCTGACATACAAGATTCACACATCTCATTTTGTACAAACTGAGCAGTGTTTTTAATACACTTTTTATGGAAAACACTTTTGCATTCccctttacattttaacacgTCTTCCTTACTTGttgatacaaattgtttaCACTTTTTACACTGTAccatttttagttttcttttttactccTTATATTTGTAGACACGTCCGATCGCGGTGCGCGTGCGCTCGGAATAGCGGtcgaaaaaaagaaatttttacatatctgGTCTCTTCATCCAGACACAACGAGTGAGGCCATAATCGAACATGTTGAAACCGTATGTGGCTCGAAAGATATAAAAGTTGAGAAGATAATACCAAGATCTAAAAGAGATTATGCGTCTTTCAAGGTTGGAGTTCCGGAATCATTGTACGGAAAAATCAATTGTTGTGACTGCTGGCCAGTTAATGCCAAGTTCAATGAATGGGTGTGGTTTCGAAACCAACAAAGATCTACGGGAAAGGAGAGTAACCAAAAATAATTCGATATTAATATACTATCAAAACGTAAGAGGACTCCGAACGAAAACGTCAACATTTTACACGAATATTTTGAACAGTTCGTGTGACTTGTTTACTATAACAGAGACTGGTCTAAATGACTCCATAGCAGATGGAGAAATTTTTCCCGCAGGTTACACAGTGTTAAGATGCGATCGAGCCGATGGTCGGAAACAAGGAGGAACCCTGATTGCTGCATCGTCGCGGTTGGAACTAAAACGTGTTCAAGTCGATAGTGTAGATACGGCCTTATTTGAAATAGTGTGTGCTACCGTATCATATCGtcaaaaatttttgtttttgtgttgtgttgtgtatATTCCCCCTAAATCGAGTGTGCAAGAATATAGTCATTTGTTTCATATACTTGAATGTAAATGTTCGGAATACGATAAAGTGTTAGTGATTGGAGATTTTAACATGCCGTCTTCCACACAAGAGATACAGCATCATTGTGAGTATGTTGCAGCCTATTGTGGATTCCGCCaggtaaataatttcattaacattAACGATAGAACTTTGGATTTGGTATTGACGACACTTTCCGAATgtgatttgaaattatttttgtgcgACGACCCCGTGGTAGACGTGGACGTGCAGCACCCCCCTTTGCTGCTGGAATTGTGCCAGAGGGGGGAGCGCACCCACCGCTCTGGCCCTGGGCTTGGAGACGCCGAATGCAATTCAAATGATAacggttcatttgaaaatattagatggaattttaataaatgtaatttttttcaattatatagtCTATTCGAAAAGTTTGATTGGAGTCcgttatatgaaataaatgatgCCGACGTCGCGTTGACATATTTCTACAATGTGGTAAACCAAATGATTGACTCGTCTACACCGAGAAAACGTTGTAATCGGggtaaaacaaattcaaaatttaattatccgACATGGTACACAGccgaattaataaaacatattgaaaaaaagtggaggttacataaaatatacaaaagaacTAAATCGCAAGCGGACTATCGAGTATTTTCGCACTATCGggctttagtaaaaaatatgatcgAAGGCgcgtataaattatatctgcAAAATCTgcaactaaatttaaaaaatgatccAAAATCGTTTTGGTActtcgttaaaaataaacggattaattataacaacagTCGAGTTACTAAAGGGGGGATGGAAGTGAAAAAAGAAGATTGTGCGGAATATTTTGCGGAGTTTTTTCATTCGGTGTATAGCTCCAAGCCGCCGAACTTAGACCCACGATCGGCTGagcgggcggcggcgcgggTGCTGTCCGGCGCGGACTCGGCGCGCGTGCATATAGGCCAGGTGAGCGAGCGCGATGTGCGCGCAGCGCTCGCCCGCCTCAAGCCCAAACAATCAGTAGGCCCGGACGGCGTTCCGCCTTTCATAATTAAAGATTGTCGCGTAACATTTGAGATGCCCCTTtggcatatttttaatttatacttaaaagAGGAACGCTATCCGGATAGATGGAAAATTACCCGCGTGATTCCGGTTCCAAAAAAAGGATCAGGAACGGAACTAAGCGATCATAGACCTGTAGCGATACTATCGGCGGTTGCCAAAGTATTCGAGACGGTAATACACAGCAGCATTTGTCCGCAGGTCAATTCCCGGCTCTCTGACGCGCAGCACGGCTTCCGTAAGGGTCGAAACACGGAGAGTAACTTGTTGTCCTTCGTATCGGAACTAGCGCCTGCCGTGGACGCCGGAAGACAGGTCGACACTGCGTATTTTGATTTTCGCCGCGCTTTTGATACCGTAGACAACgacatattattaattaaatttgctgCGTTAGGGTTCACTCCcagtttattaaacttttttgctAATTACCTAAAAGAGCGCAGACAGTACGTCGATTACGAGGGTTACGTTTCTGCGCCATATTATACTTATTCCGGAATAAGTCAAGGCAGTAATCTCGGGCCGTtggagtttattttaatgattaatgaCCTTCCGTCAATAGTAAGTCACGCACAATGTTTATTGTATGCGGacgatttaaaactttttttagttataaaaaatagtgacGACTGCTTGCGATTGCAACGGGACATCGACAGCGTGTTGCAATGGAGTAAGGACAACAAGTTGTTCTTCAACGTGAACAAGTGCTGTGTGATATCGTATAGCCGCGCGCGTGCGCCACTGCACCACCCCTACGTGCTGGGTACGACCCTCGTCCCGCGCGTATCCCACGTCCGTGATTTGGGAGTCGAGATGGTCGAGGAATTGAACTTCCGAAACCACATTGCGAATATCTCTAGGAAATCGTTTAGAAATCTCGGTTTTATTATTAGGCAATGTAAGAATTTTGAAAATGCGCtggtaataaaaactttatataacgCATTAGTTAGGAGTCATCTAGAAACGAGTAGTTCCATTTGGAGTCcccatgaaaaaaaatacagtctgATGGTAgaaagaattcaaaataagtTTACGCGGTTCCTGTATTACAAGCAGTACGGAGTTTATCCTTGCTTCCCGTTAATGTATCCGAGTTTATTTGTGAATGGTATGGTCGGATACAGCACGTTGCGAGTGCGTCGGGACGTGGCCCTCGTGCGCAGCGTGTGGCGCGTCCTGCGCGGCGCGGTATGCCGGCCAGCCGTGCTAGCAGCGCTGCGCCTGCGTGTCCCTGACTGCGTGGTTCAGgtgcgccgccgcccgccatTGTTTCTCGAGCCCACCGCTAGGACGAATCTATTGGAAAATGCTCCTATAGTGCGGGCTATACGGCTTCTTAATATCGTATCGAGggatatagatatatttagttGCAGCGAGCCGAAATTCACAGAGGCTGCCTACAGATGTGTGGAAGacgtttgaattttaaatttattgattattgattaataatattgatgtgTAGTTACTTACGCGTTGATATATTCTTGCACTGtttatctatgtattttttttatttttttatttgctattgttatgtgttttttactgttattaaaaaatgtttcgtgTAAACTAGTATGTATAGTGTCAAATTGGTTGCGTACTGTAAGGATGCTAtgcagttgtttttaaataaataaaaaaaaaaaaataaacaagaaatcaAAATCAACAACAATACTTCATTAAACTGTAAGGCTTTTGTAAGACGATCGAAGATAGGTAAATGTAAAAGGCAAAGTTCCAAAACAGATAAAGTTGTCGGGAAACACAAAAACTATACAGTACAATATGaaaaagataatttgaaaGTTATATCGGATATAAGGAAGCCGGACTTAGTTTTACGAAAGTTTGaaggaattaataataatactgacCCAGTTAAATCAACTGTCCATCTACCGATCAACTCTAATGTATCGTTGAGTGTAAACGATAGTGTTACTGTACAAGAAAAACATGGATATGTGGACTAtcaaggaaataaaaatgctGCAATTGAAGGAATTAGTAAAAACTTTACCGACGAGAACATTAAAgatattacattgaaaaaacACAACGATAATTTGCAAAAACTTAGTTCACAACTGACtacaaataaaacagataacatttttgtgaccaaaaataaaaaaccgaCAAATGAGAGTGACACAGAAACgctgtcttttgttttaaaattcaataatgaCGTCACGCCAACAATACCCAATAATTCAATGTCTACAACCAATAAAACatcagaaaataataaatacacaatttCAACAACACCGAGTTATAATCACAACAACtctatgattttattaaataaaataaatcgcaAAAAATACAACGAAAGTGAAGTTACTCTACAGAAAATTATCACGAAAGAATTAACAAACGGttcttttataagtaaaataaacggCACAGAAAATCTAGAAAGTAACGAATTTATGGATGAAAAAATCTCCGATGTATATTTTCAAGAACTAACATTACTCTAgcagattttaaaaatgtcacacCGCCAGAGACAATAATCAAATCGACCCAAAGCGTCTCACAAAAGACTCCAATTGTTTTcactacataaaattttatttttgtacattacaTTCAAAATAAGCTTGAAGAAGAATCTGGTGAAAGAATTTCGTCGTAACAAGTCTATCATTGTGTATGAATGTGATAttcttttcattgttttaggaaataaatgtaacaatagtgtttaatagacaaatataGCAGTGCTCCTGTACTCATTTAACTTGCAGCTATttgcaaaacaaataaaaaatacaactttctgtttttattcaaagctgaaatattaataattaaaaaaattaaattaaaaattgtatatttaaattcatttaagcTTATTCAAGCGAACGAATGAACTATGAACACATGCCAATAAATCTTGCACTTTTCATGACGAGAAGTGCAAGAATACGTGTCTTCGTAACATGAGTAAGTAAGGAAGGAAATAAGTGAAACAACCATCGTGGTAATatctttattacaaatactTAGACAATATAccaaatatttacaacataacaaaagttacaaaaggtttttcaaacatttattgTGGGCAAACAATAGACATCCGCTCTAAGGGACGCTCGGCAGCAACTTACAAACTAACCCACTCCCGCACGCTTCAATTACAACCTACAATTGCTTTACACATCCAAATGAAAACTACTTCCATTTGTTACAACTAAGCTAAAAGAACAAcctaagtttttaaataataaatatgaaccGCACACCGCGAAATGTTATAGGCGGCAACTCTAACCATTTAGGAATGCCtcgaaaataaaactttgtattcGACATAATTTGTCACTAATTTAACTTACACACATCCAGACCTCTCATTGTGTTAATttgatcataaaaaaaatcaaagttaaCTATCTTGtaccttttaaattaaaacttatatatgGACAATTCTCTTGAACCATCCAATGTTGAAGATGAAGCTGCTACGGCTTAAAAATACTTCTGCAAGTGTAACGGCGAGTTCCATCCCTTTCGTTCTCTTTGAGGAAGACTGAGAATACAATAATGTTCTACGAGGGTGAACCAAAAAATTCTTggaatcaatattaaaaaatgcaaagatttaaataataatattttatttttctacataatCTCCCTCCAATGCAATGCATTTAGAATAACGCGTTTCTAACTTCCTTATTccttgtgaaaaaaaattattttcttgacTCTCGAAAAAGTCCTCTACGGCAGCTATAACCGCGTCATTATCGTGAAATTTTGTTCCACGAATTTcctcttttaattttgaaaataagtgAAAATCACTTGGGGCTAAGTCCGGAGAATATGGTGGGTGGTCAAGGAGATTGAAGCCAGCACAGCGGATTGCGTTGAGCGCAACTTCCGATCGATGAGCAGGAGCGTTATCTTGAAGGAACAACACGCCCAACGACAGTTTTCCacgacgtttttctttaatcgCTTCACGCACTTTCGGGATTAAATTTGCATAATAGGGTCCAGTAATCGTCTGGCCTTTTGGCATGTAATCAATAAAAAGGATTCCTTCACTATCCCAGAACACAGAGGCCATAACTTTGCCAGCGGTAGGAGCAACTCGAAATTTCTTGATGGATGGAGAGGATGGTCGTTTCCAAGACATGCTTTGTCTTTTAGTTTCAGGATCAAAATGGTGGACCCACGTTTCATCCATGGTGACAAGACGACGGCAAAAATTATCCGAATCACGCTGGAACATTTCGAGATTACGCTTGGAAATTTCCAAACGTCGCTTTTTGTTTTCGTCGGTTAACATTCGTGGCACCCATCTTGCAGACACTTTTTTGAACCCCAGtgaatcaattaaaatggACAGAACGCTACCAAAAGATATCTTTAGGATCTCagctatatgttttatagtcATTctcaaaggtgggcattaactcgttaatccgttaatcgttaattaacgaagttaacattttccttaacggattaacttttaagttaaattcaaaaagtgttaacgctcttgttaacttccgttaaattctacttccgttaatttagtccgttaattgttacaatagatacttattgacgtgttgtcattttatttaaattatgcatcaggctacattcgtaagttcggctgtgttcggcgaccgtcggcgagtcgaatggtgaacgagaacgagagagaacgagaacgagcgagtgtgatgcatgttatacaatacaccgagcggccgggatagacgtgcatgatcaaaagagtaccacagaatccttgttagaaaatagtgacgatttaaataaacttacctctttcaaatattgcgaagtttaggcgctagacaccttcaaagtttaataattatttcacatttacacaaatatctcgaaaagtctttattacattttattcacattaaaacttgttttttagccgacttcaaaaagaaggaggttatcaattcgactgtatttttttttttttttttttttttatgtgtgttaccgcgaaactcggcccctggtggtccgattttgataaaaattattttaatcgaaaggaagtgcttgcaggtgggtcccatttttttgttt
This region includes:
- the LOC123723332 gene encoding uncharacterized protein LOC123723332, with product MCESCMSECASIPETEKISGKSVSIEQLIMEVNKKLEVVFKIERSLEDMKTTVDFYAEKYQELFEFKKKTENKVKYLEQQTVYLEKRNKALEERIVDMEQKEKERNIEIVGLEKKDNEDLKSIMATLSKKVGVLSEDIEQVKRVGQEKQDKQSRPLPIIVTLRTKTAREQWLKQRKQVITNDDIYNDHNNNRIYINEDLSKYLRQIFWMAKKELKPMYKYIWVQNSKILVKASEVNKKIHAIRSQEDITQLMKCATRNDNVDSETTSRT